In Trifolium pratense cultivar HEN17-A07 linkage group LG7, ARS_RC_1.1, whole genome shotgun sequence, a genomic segment contains:
- the LOC123894284 gene encoding WD repeat-containing protein ATCSA-1 — MDTWKNIRDREFGKLQPNSFSNRIKSNRISQLQLSNHKELVSSHKGAINSLQIDLTEGRYLLSSASDASVAVYDVQRPSDYTGVISKHSCLFVIDKQHQLAHKYAVSSAIWYPIDTGLFITGSYDHYVNVWDTNTTQVVVNFKMPGKVYKTAMSTLSTSHTLIAVGTEDVQVRLCDITSGAFAHTLSGHRDGVMTVEWSASSEWVLITGGCDGAIRFWDIRRAGCYQVLNQSRTQLGRRPPILKRSMLTKESSTKMRASQKKLANGSGSGQLAIGRLSSKGPMKQKLHPGMLSTQDRATAHYGAVTGLKVTEDGMYLLSAGSDSRLRLWDIESGCDTLVNFETVRIQTSRPIQLATTQDSALVFVPCMRVVKAFDMWSGNAHTILRGHYESVNSCWFNQQDQELYTGGNDRQILVWTPARTIADEMGEGDPDDQDSWSN; from the exons ATGGATACGTGGAAGAATATCAGAGACAGAGAATTCGGAAAATTGCAACCAAATTCATTCTCTAATCGCATAAAATCAAATCGCATTTCACAACTCCAATTATCAAATCACAAAGAACTCGTTTCATCTCACAAAGGCGCAATTAACTCTCTTCAg ATTGATTTAACAGAGGGAAGATATTTGTTATCTTCTGCATCGGATGCATCGGTGGCTGTTTACGATGTTCAAAGGCCGAGTGATTACACCGGTGTGATATCGAAACATAGTTGTTTATTTGTTATTGATAAGCAACATCAATTAGCTCATAAATATGCAGTTTCTTCAGCTATATGGTATCCCATTGATACTGGATTATTCATTACCGGTTCATATGATCATTATGTTAATGTTTGGGACACTAACACCACTCAG GTGGTGGTGAATTTCAAAATGCCTGGAAAGGTGTATAAGACTGCAATGTCTACATTGTCGACATCTCACACACTTATTGCTGTTGGAACTGAAGATGTTCAAGTTCGTCTTTGTGATATTACTTCTGGGGCATTTGCTCATACTTTGTCTGGTCATCGTG ATGGTGTAATGACTGTTGAATGGTCTGCTTCAAGTGAATGGGTCTTGATTACTGGTGGGTGTGATGGTGCAATACGTTTTTGGGACATAAGGCGTGCTGGTTGTTACCAAGTTTTAAATCAATCTCGAACGCAGCTTGGAAGACGTCCACCTATACTCAAACGTTCCATGCTAactaag GAATCAAGTACAAAAATGCGTGCTTCACAGAAGAAACTTGCCAATGGCAGTGGCAGTGGACAACTGGCAATTGGCAGGCTATCATCTAAGGGACCAATGAAGCAGAAATTACATCCAGGAATGCTTTCTACTCAGGATCGTGCAACTGCTCATTATGGTGCTGTGACAGGATTGAAAGTAACAGAGGATGGCATGTATCTCTTAAGTGCAg GGTCTGATTCAAGATTGAGGTTGTGGGATATTGAGTCAGGCTGCGATACGCTTGTGAACTTCGAAACAGTCCGCATACAAACAAGCAGACCTATTCAATTAGCTACAACTCAAGACTCAGCCCTCGTTTTTGTTCCATGCATGAGAGTTGTGAAG GCATTTGATATGTGGTCTGGGAATGCACACACGATATTACGTGGACACTATGAGTCTGTAAACTCCTGCTGGTTTAATCAACAAGACCAG GAGTTGTACACTGGTGGAAATGATAGACAGATTCTTGTATGGACACCTGCCAGGACAATTGCCGATGAAATG GGTGAAGGAGATCCTGACGATCAGGATAGCTGGAGTAACTGA